The nucleotide sequence TTCAAGTGACTTTACTTTTTTTTTGTTTAACATTAGTTCGAGTGATTTCATGTTTATTTGGTTCAACCTTAGTTCTAGTGATTGTAATTTTTTGGTTCAACCTTGGTTCATGTGATTGTATTTTTTTGGTTCAACCTTAGTTCAAGAGATTTTATGTTATCTATAATGGGCATAACATTACTGCTATAATATGTGTATGCAGTCACATCAATGAATTTTCAAGCATAAGAATGGAATCTTGAATTTCAGGTTAGAATAGAACATTTTAGATGTAACTGTGGCTCCATCAATTTGATTCTGTAATTTACTCCAGGAACATTGCTACCTTCTAGGTGACACAGGACGAGCTAATATTTTCATTTCAGGAGAAAATTACTGCATCCGTACAAAAACCATAAATAGCACTACTGCAGATAAATCGGCATCTGAAAAGATGTCACATATATATATCACTGATGCACAGTTGTGTGAAACTGCAAATGAATAGTTTATGCAAGAGGCAGGGAGGGTGAGGGAGATGTGACTAACCTTGACCAAGCAATAGAAAGAGTTCTCATCTGATGCCCAAACTCGCCATGCCAATATGTACTCTCTTGGTGTTAAAAGAGGGAACTTCTTAACTGTACGCCCTATCTCGATTCCGCTATCTTCATCACACTGCAGCTGCTCATGCTTTATCACGGTGTTATCCCACTCCATTCTGTACTCATTATCCATGTAAAAGTCCCTCAAAAGctctgttgagcatccctcataaGTTGTCACACTAAGATATCTAGGCGGGCCATCCTGCATTCGAGAACGTTGTTCAGAATCCAGAAACAACCCATAGGCCCTATGAGATTTGATTTATCAGTAATTAGTGATTAACTCTTGCGACCATTATGAGTTCTAAATAATTGCAAAGCCTTAATTTCACACGTCAATTTCATGTAAAAGAAAACAGATACAGTTCCAATTCACCAGGAGAAAAAACATAACAATTATTCAAAAAAATTGTCTGTCACCATCTTTGAGAATTTTTCTAGTGGTCAGGTGGTGGCCGACTACCAAGGATTACGAGTCGATTGGTCGAGCGAAATGTTAATCCTTGTTCGACTAAACCCCTGAATTGATCGCAACGAGCACGTGCTATGATGTACTTATGTGGTACAAATCTTAATGTGCTTCTATCTAGCCTAATATCTCTAGGCTGAACCCCAAGAGCAATAGCCAAACCCTGGCACATATTTATGTGTAAGATGAGAATGAATACAAATCAATGAGAAACAGGGATAAAGAGGCAGCGTTGCTACCTTGGTCCTCTCGCACCACGCCTTGTAGGAGACGGCGTCGTTCCCCTTGGCGATGAcggggtcccagccctcgagctccGGCTGGCGGGCGCCGACCCCCAGGCTGCCAACCAGCCGCCTCAGATCGTCCTCCGTCACGAGGCCCTCCACCCTGCGGGAAACACAAACACCCCCATCCGATCAAATCAATCGCACGCATTCGACCAAGGGGCAAACAAGGGGATATCTGACCGACCCTGTGCTGGACCCGGaaccggaggagggggagggtgaGGCGGGGGCGGGCGCCGCGGGGGCGTCCTCCTGCTGCCGGGCGAGGCGTGCCcgcccccggcggcggcggcggacgaggagGACGGAGAGGTGGGCGACGAGGAGCaggaggagcgcggcggcggtggcccAGCCGCCGGCCCCGCGCGCCGCGGGGCGCCAGAGCTCGGCGGCGCCGAGGAGGGCCTCCAGCGGCGGCATGGGACGGGATGGGTGGCGCGCGCGCTCGGCTCGGTCCGCGGCCTTGGGGTTCCCCTCCCCTGCCTCGTTCCTTCCGTGATGGGGGAGAAAGCGAGGAGGCTAAAAGGAGAAAAATAATAATAGTCGGAGGAAAATAGGGGAAAAGGGAGAGGCGGGTGGCCGTGCTCGGACGGTCGCCGCAAGTTTTGTGACGGGCTGGGTTTATGCCCCCTTTTTTCCCCCTGGGTTCAGACCTTGAGTGTAGTGGCTCACAATGAACTTTGAGTGGGTTACAAGAAATGGGCCACAAGAATCTCCTCTTTTTCTCACTGGATGAGTGTGATGTGCTTGAATCTTGGTGGTGGCCTTGGATAAGATGCGCGGCATGGTCCCGCTGGATGTCTCCTCTCATATTGTTATTTAACTGGTTTCCTGAATTGTAGGAGAAGAGAAGATAATTGCAGGAGAAGATTTTGACACACAGCGGAGCTTTATTTCGCTACTAGGAAGATCAGAGCACCTCTTGTTTTCATCTACGGTCTCTGCTTTGAATTGCTAGTGCGGAGTAAACAATTGATCATAGGATAGCATTCATATATAGTGTAAGTGTTTATAATAACAATTGAGAATAtacaatattttttattaaaagAAAGGCCTCTCCCTTCGATTTTCATTAAGAAAACCCAACTGGTTCATACAGACTACTAACAGAAAAAAAAAAAAGGTCCAAAGGCAGCGATATCTCCAGTCTAATTAACAGAACAGATGAGCAACACAACACAACACCTGCCAACAGCAAAGTACCATTACAACGACGCAACTTAAAGCATAAAAGTTTCCAGGAACAAGCAAACTAGTCTTATGACTTCCAAAGGAAAGACAATATAGATGCAAATGTTCTATATTTAGATAATGAATGTACATGTTCATTGAAGAATTCCATTCCCTTGTCTCGGTGGCCATGTAAATATGATACCATGTAACTATATTTACCCTTTTTTAGAGAGAGTTGAATATGGCGAGGTTGAAGCAGTTGAATTTCTATGTCTCTACTCTTTCGGTGGTGGTTCTTTGATTTAGTTTACACATGGGAGTTCAAAATCCTAGAGGGGAACTTACTACCCAGAGGATACATGTCATCAAAGAGATTTTTTTAAGCTGGGACTAACTATTACCTCGAATGATATTAATCTTAGGTAACAACATCACTCCAGGTAATGTTATTTGGATGTTTAGTTTGTGCACACATTATAATATTATGTATGTATGTTAGGACGACAAATGGCATGCTTTAAAATTTTGATATTTTGCACCACATTTTTGCGCAAGAAGATATATACATCATAGTCTTGTGCATCTGTCGACTCATGGAACCTATGTTGCATCCCACAGAGCCCAGATGGTGGAGCAGAGTTTGCTTTTTGGGTCGATTATGAGGGAGCAAAGTTAATGGCATTCCATGATGAAGCATGAGACAAAGCTTGGATGTCTAGGCAGGCCTCGTCATAGAGCCGAATCAAAGGCGCTAGCTTGGTGACTTGCTTTACCTTGCATAGGTAGCTTACCTTGTCATGTGGGATTGTATCACCTACTTGCATGTTTAGAGAACTAACTTCATCACATTTATCCCCAACATTGTAAATAAAAGCTAAAAACCCAAAGCCGtttatccaccccccccccccctagttgaAATCTTTGATCCTTTCAGTACGCCCCAACCATCCGTCCTACCACGACATGGAAATATCATGTACTCCTTGAGAACGTTGCTCCAACTTTTATTAGAGGGAATGATATTTGGTCCGGTGGAGCTTCCTTGTGAGAAACGGTAGACCGAGCTACAAGCAAGAAAATGATCCTTAACAAGCGAGTAGTGGGGTGTTCAAATCAATTTTTGCTCTAGAGGTTTTCGTGCTTTCTTAATTGAGAATTTCAAATCAATATTAATATATTTTTTAGTCAATATCATTTGGATTTCTCTATAAAGAAATACTCTAGAAGGATATTAAAGTATACAGACatacacatacatatatatacaataatttaaagagttgtgaaaatattaaaataaaaattcAAATACGCATGCAATTTTGTCATTTAAAAAAATCACATTTACGAGATTTGCTTTCACGGTCTTGTTACGGCAAATGTCTATAAAATGATAAAACCGGCATAACTTAATACTAATTGCATCTAGCGGAATTAAAATGTGGTTTGCAATTATCTATAATAAAACTATATAACAAAAAACATATAATTAATATTTAGCATTATTGTTATATAGTagtgtggtaagcaatccaaacaattgaAAAAACTAAGAAATTGAAAAATATACATGTTTACATTGTGTTATGCTAAAAATGAATTATAAAGAAgtatacaagtttaatatgaatTATATTTATTTTAACTCATAATGAAAGTTGTATTGTCCTTTGGTGCGGTAATGTCTATTGATGTAGAACAACATATCTATAAACATTAACAAATTACTTGAAGCGATAAGTTTTGATCGCTTTTCTTAGGATACTACCGCACTGATGTGATGGCGGCCTGATCTTTCGATAAGGGTGGGAATAACTATCGATTTGTTGGATTTTGACCTTGAAGATCCGGCTATACCGTACTCGACGATATGCCTCAACAAttgctaaaccaatctccgatggttattgaccttgccTTAGACACGATCAACCTGAAGAATGAGGTTCgagttcctgcaagcaaccgaagaatcggcaagaacaaaggtgaattgcaaTCTCGAATTACGGATGAAAAAATGAGCACACCTAATAGATGAACAAGTTGGGGTTTCACTGTGGACCTGACAGGATGGTAGTCCTATGCGTCTCGTAGATGCAAATTGTAGTGATGACTAGACAATAAAATTAAACCCGAGTCATAACTTTGACCTAGATGTTTCACTACTGCTCCCGGTCGAAGGCGTCTGTGAATCGGACTGCTCAAAAGTTGTACGTGGTTGGCCTTGCTGGAAATTAGAGGCAAACACCTGACGGCGTAGCCGAGAACTCTAGAGGCCCACCCACGTAGTGATGTTGGGCCATGGAGTCAACTCCAAATCCTTTGGTCCTGCATGTGATGGTTCAGTGCATGTAGTGCTACTAAAGTGATCTTCatctttaattgattcttcaatcTCTTTATTTCTGAGTACAAGTAAATCAGAAAATGAGCGTAGCATCATATTCTCGTCAGTTAAATCATGTGTACAAAAGAGCGATAATACCTGACCATTTATTTATCGTGCACATGCTCTAGTCATAGGACCAAGTGGAATAATTAATGTAAGAGTCACGGTGGGTGTAACAGCAGAACAGATGTCCTCATCAGATACAATGTTGAGAAATGGAAGATAAACTCATCTCCAGTTTTAGTACAACTGGGAGGGCAACAAAGGTCTTATTTAGACGCAGGAGATTGGGGTGCGTTTATTTATTCAATTGTCTATTGATTTTGAGCTTGGGTACGCAAGATCCAACCAAGACCCTAGAAAGATATTGATAATGGTATTGTATTTTAGTAGGATCCTGAAAGGTGGATTTTCCTGGATGTATTTTGCTTACTGCTCAATACATGATATGTTCATATCTTTACATGAACTTTATTTTGCACCTCATTATTTGAGATATATTATGTCATAAGTAATGTGCTTAATATAAACAGGGAAATATATTGTAGAAGGTATGCATGATGTATGACATTTTTAAAGTAATTGGAAAAATGGGGCAGACTATAAATTGTATGTACAAAAGGTCCATATATCACTAATTAGGTAATTGTAATTGATGACATGCTACTGAAGAGTAAATTGGAGACATGGTATATGTCCTCAAAATAGTTACTGGACATTTAATTATATGTAGTTTTGTTTATGATGAGGACATCCCTTCTGCTGTTATATGCTATTATAAAATGCTGAAGAATACGGTGAGTGTAACAGCAGTAGTTTTGTTTATGGTTCACATCCTCTTAGTCGCCATGTAATTATATGTCGAGTGTAGTTAGTAGTAATATCTGGAAGCATTACATGTGAGAAAAAATGACTTACAAAAGGCTGAGGACCTGGATCCATTTTTTTCCAATTTATAACAACATCATGGATCGTGGAAAGAATGGATCCGGGTCCCTCAGTAGTCATTAGAGATCCAACATCATATTTGCAACGCCATGGCAGCAATTGGCCATGGTCAACAACGCACTGCATGTTGGCTCTCTAATATACCCCAGGAGATTAGCTCTATCATTAGTGAGGAATGTAAAACCATAATCAATTAAcgaaatgcccccccccccccccaaaaaatagATTTGCCGGGTAGACGTATCACTAGGGTCGGCAATCTGTCCAGTGGGGCGCCTGCATAGGTGGGGTTGGCAGTTCGCAAACCGTGTCTATAGCGGGCCAAATGGGCCGGGCCTGGCATGCCGGACCGCAAGCACACTGGCACGGCACGTGATGGGCCAAGCCCGGCACGCTCTAATCGGGCCGTGCCAGGCACGCGGCACGCCTTGGGCCATGTCTGGGCCTGAAGgctgggcacgcgggccggcacggcacggcccgtttatcttttttattttttatccaGATTTTTTTATATATAACACATAAAAAACAGCCCAGCTGGCCAAAATCATCCCAAGAAACAGCCTAGCAGGCCATCAGGCTAGTGGGCTAGCGTGCCTGACGTGCCGTCGGGTCGGCCCGTTTGACTCTTGGGCCGTGCTTGGGCCGGAGGAGGCAGAACGCGGGCCGGCATGGCACGGCCCGACTAATAAGCGTGCCATGGCGGGTCGGGCCGTGCCAGGCATGATTAAGGTGGGCCGGGCCGAgtcggcccgtttggccagctatagcCGTGTCGTTGCACTTACTAGGTTTTGGAATAAAATATATATTTGCATTTCCCTTGAAATTTCAAATGAGTTAAGTAGTTCTTTAGTAGAATATGTCCTACTTGCCTTGCATTTGGTACATTTATATCTTATACCAAATAACAACAATA is from Triticum aestivum cultivar Chinese Spring chromosome 1B, IWGSC CS RefSeq v2.1, whole genome shotgun sequence and encodes:
- the LOC123142984 gene encoding uncharacterized protein, with amino-acid sequence MPPLEALLGAAELWRPAARGAGGWATAAALLLLLVAHLSVLLVRRRRRGRARLARQQEDAPAAPAPASPSPSSGSGSSTGVEGLVTEDDLRRLVGSLGVGARQPELEGWDPVIAKGNDAVSYKAWCERTKDGPPRYLSVTTYEGCSTELLRDFYMDNEYRMEWDNTVIKHEQLQCDEDSGIEIGRTVKKFPLLTPREYILAWRVWASDENSFYCLVKECEHSLAPIQRKFVRVRLLRSGWCIRKVPGRDACEITVLHHEDNGMNIEMAKLAFSKGIWNYICKMNNALRRYPQHRGPSISILTMRRLTKKFPQDLQINVDESNRSPVNTAAAVAPPTPSSGTSPCKQLGKKSSRETIASGLLLIGSIVCLSKGRSNLGAQLAMAFFLKKAFKQDKESGSSPRGRTDATVPMQ